In Cydia strobilella chromosome 8, ilCydStro3.1, whole genome shotgun sequence, one DNA window encodes the following:
- the LOC134743638 gene encoding uncharacterized protein LOC134743638 produces the protein MAGTKINTKARKDDRSKGNKTLNTNTEDTEDHDFSLLRKPVLTSITGFAQARKIFDFATEELKSLLANECDLLYECKVCRNIFRSLANFISHKRVYCKEKFNSSVHSHFAKSNSAANEMLKIKQLEEAYKDSLKVTNLVSNENEERIPLTKDLTGIMEKLTKIKGRYSFDEQQVTLQKIPNSSVAVFQSHCEESKYDNMLAQVQEIDNIISRDNAVLQRDGSFNVQSSLNADKTEESDSVIQISDDEDSDEDGVPKCKICDIQFSTQKTLKFHMKYKHLESRLVFPCPDCLEIFSNSWSVYRHLFKVHRKSAAQIRRLRDTIQAKAFRMNNPPAFYEKKKNTKPITPQKMSEEERLDQENQAWMDNMEGDGELPRCGGCGRTFERRAALAAHTHTCQPRCRALARRPDAKRIEIQIRKDYHKGPTGNPLKDTVLESKSKEEKATDPIPTPIVKDSEPEYTPTQNKSEARENVLEEATMDIIDDRFSDSIDSPEKIVKPQTEKKTKLRLPFAHQAEKSNLAAFKQRLRGDVDMEKLLCKKCDTKHTRVQELHEHMAGHYKWMRYACKLCNFKNYDFEKLPEHVKVVHKLKGDSDFYFSTVKALDGPEAGELAEPVEESDVNEESSESRRPSRCSSDSSRLSDDSSSSSARDQGARKRKMYHNRSTSGGKRRKENGEPDNIKEDATDGTNNIEGSESPSNVKAFEENSSDIDDLEEKLANQTNRGLTSSYISRRPVRKKTKPKNEDFEYDLSNLLKMEAQGYRDSQIVTPIKPIQTKKKLLQDIQSNYDNINKEHLGALALLSKKAVDRAAAELKTTNFGPPIFNVQKDLKVSNVFARPMIPKGSRGDKMSPRKDITEDTVKDGTCLNKMPKIQDIFSVKDLKSNKIVEELTNNSKADAKSSISLSNDKACVDNEQPVEQNENVKAVNIPAVNIPIKFRRQSFEVMKNPIINKNISDFSKAGMKTKILLIKPINRNKDGVSVSTPLKFQTIKLKEPIKGTTSNEENSNDQIVVVKVPKVERSISRNVLDNNVNNNKSIVQAVRPESVNDAEAKIVTDAASCPAGSSEDTTKKPEISSAETNPSCNSNRVDQMNSNNNIDVVSSKSHIAKSLSDILETTNNIEKDGCVNQVSSNMPEPMDIQVIDNTTPNAVVESDNVKEINSEFTCSVQESPIIQKSDTDLVGLSHGSCTSSNNAISLQESVSTDSAMSYDTLS, from the exons ATGGCTGGGACTAAAATAAACACGAAGGCACGAAAAGATGATAGGAGCAaaggaaataaaactttaaatacCAATACTGAAGACACTGAAGATCACGACTTTTCTTTGCTAAGAAAACCTGTATTAACCAGTATCACAGGATTTGCTCAAGCAaggaaaatatttgattttgcTACAGAGGAA CTAAAGAGTCTTCTAGCCAATGAATGTGATTTACTATATGAGTGCAAAGTATGTCGCAATATATTCCGAAGTTTGGCGAATTTCATATCTCACAAACGTGTTTACTGTAAAGAGAAATTTAACTCATCAGTGCACAGTCATTTTGCCAAAAGTAATTCAGCT GCAaatgaaatgttaaaaataaagcaGCTGGAAGAAGCTTATAAAGATTCTTTGAAAGTTACCAACTTGGTGTCCAATGAGAATGAAGAACGGATTCCTCTTACAAAAGACTTGACTGGAATAAtggaaaaacttacaaaaatcaAGGGCAGATACAGTTTTGATGAACAGCAAGTAACATTACAGAAAATACCAAACAGTTCTGTAGCAGTCTTTCAGAGTCATTGCGAAGAGAGCAAATATGACAATATGCTTGCTcaa gtGCAGGAAATAGACAACATAATATCACGAGACAATGCAGTCCTACAACGTGACGGGTCATTCAATGTGCAAAGTTCACTGAATGCTGACAAGACCGAAGAATCGGATAGTGTCATACAAATTAGTGATGACGAGGACAGCGATGAGGATGGTGTGCCGAAATGCAAGATAT GCGACATTCAATTCTCTACGCAGAAGACCCTGAAGTTCCACATGAAGTACAAGCACCTGGAGAGCCGGCTGGTGTTCCCGTGTCCTGATTGTCTTGAGATATTCTCCAACTCCTGGAGCGTATACCGACATCTTTTCAAAGTACACAG GAAATCGGCAGCACAGATCAGAAGGCTGAGAGATACCATCCAAGCGAAAGCTTTTAGGATGAACAACCCTCCAGCTTTTTATGAGAAAAAGAAGAATACCAAACCGATTACACCGCAAAAGATGTCTGAAGAAGAGAGATTAGATCAGGAGAATCAG GCATGGATGGACAACATGGAGGGCGACGGCGAGTTGCCGCGCTGCGGAGGCTGCGGGCGCACGTtcgagcgccgcgccgcgctcgccgcgcacACGCACACCTGCCAGCCGCGCTGCCGGGCCTTAGCGCGCCGTCCCGACGCCAAGCGCATCGAGATACAGATCCGCAAGGACTACCACAAGGGGCCCACCGGCAACCCGCTCAAGGACACAG TACTCGAAAGTAaatcaaagg AGGAAAAAGCCACTGACCCAATTCCTACCCCGATTGTGAAAGACAGTGAACCCGAATATACACCTACACAAAATAAGTCAGAAGCCCGCGAAAATGTACTAGAAGAAGCCACTATGGATATAATCGATGACAGATTTAGTGACAGCATAGATTCCCCTGAAAAAATAGTCAAACCGCAAACGGAAAAGAAGACCAAGCTCAGACTTCCATTCGCGCATCAAGCTGAGAAAAGTAACCTCGCCGCTTTCAAGCAAAGGTTGCGAGGGGACGTGGATATGGAAAAGCTACTCTGTAAGAAATGTGACACAAAGCACACGCGAGTACAAGAATTACACGAGCACATGGCCGGGCACTACAAATGGATGCGCTACGCTTGCAAACTGTGTAACTTCAAGAACTATGACTTCGAAAAGCTGCCCGAGCATGTGAAAGTTGTCCATAAACTGAAAGGCGATTCAGATTTCTACTTCAGTACAGTGAAGGCGCTCGACGGTCCGGAAGCTGGCGAGCTGGCGGAGCCGGTCGAGGAGAGTGACGTGAACGAGGAGAGCTCGGAGTCGCGGCGGCCGAGCCGGTGCTCCAGCGACTCCAGCCGGCTGTCCGACGACAGCTCCTCCAGCAGCGCGCGCGACCAGGGCGCCAGGAAGCGCAAGATGTACCACAATAGGAGTACGAGTGGCGGCAAGCGGAGGAAGGAGAATG GTGAACCAGACAATATCAAGGAGGATGCTACAGACGGTACAAATAACATCGAGGGTAGTGAATCACCGTCAAATGTTAAAGCGTTTGAAGAAAATTCGTCTGACATAGACGACCTTGAAGAGAAACTCGCAAATCAGACCAACAGAGGACTAACTTCTTCCTATATATCGCGGAGACCTGTTCGTAAGAAGACTAAACCAAAGAATGAAGACTTTGAATACGATTTATCAAACCTCTTGAAAATGGAAGCACAAGGCTACAGGGACTCTCAGATTGTCACACCAATAAAGCCTATACAAACCAAGAAAAAGCTACTACAAGATATACAAAGTAATTacgataatataaataaagaacATCTTGGTGCTTTAGCGTTGCTCTCAAAGAAAGCAGTTGATAGAGCTGCGGCTGAATTGAAAACTACTAACTTCGGTCCTCCAATCTTTAATGTTCAAAAGGACCTTAAAGTCTCCAATGTATTTGCCAGACCCATGATACCCAAAGGATCAAGAGGAGACAAAATGTCGCCGAGAAAGGATATAACGGAAGACACAGTGAAAGATGGTACATGCTTAAATAAAATGCCGAAAATACAGGACATTTTCTCTGTTAAAGATTTAAAAAGTAACAAGATAGTCGAAGAGTTGACAAATAACAGCAAAGCAGATGCTAAATCATCCATAAGCTTATCTAATGACAAAGCTTGTGTTGATAATGAACAACCTGTTGAACAAAATGAAAACGTAAAAGCAGTTAATATTCCCGCAGTAAACATTCCTATAAAATTCCGCCGACAAAGTTTCGAAGTCATGAAGAATcctattataaacaaaaacatttcaGACTTCTCCAAAGCAGGAATGAAAACTAAAATTCTCCTCATCAAACCTATCAATAGGAACAAAGATGGAGTTTCTGTAAGTACTCCACTGAAGTTTCAAACGATAAAGTTAAAGGAGCCAATTAAGGGTACAACTTCTAATGAAGAAAATTCTAATGACCAAATAGTTGTGGTAAAAGTTCCTAAAGTTGAACGAAGTATTTCACGGAATGTACTTGATAACAACGTGAACAATAACAAAAGCATAGTCCAAGCTGTAAGGCCAGAATCTGTGAATGATGCGGAAGCTAAAATAGTCACGGACGCAGCAAGCTGTCCTGCAGGCTCCAGTGAGGATACCACCAAGAAACCTGAAATAAGCAGCGCTGAAACTAATCCTAGTTGTAACAGCAATAGAGTGGATCAAATGAATTCTAACAATAACATTGACGTAGTTAGTAGTAAATCTCATATTGCTAAATCTCTCTCAGACATTTTAGAAACTactaataatattgaaaaagaCGGTTGTGTTAATCAAGTAAGTAGCAATATGCCTGAGCCCATGGATATCCAGGTGATAGATAATACTACTCCTAATGCTGTTGTGGAATCAGATAATGTTAAGGAAATTAATTCAGAATTCACTTGTAGTGTACAAGAATCGCCAATAATTCAGAAATCTGATACTGATTTGGTAGGTTTAAGTCATGGATCGTGTACCTCGTCTAATAATGCCATAAGTCTTCAAGAATCTGTAAGTACGGATTCTGCAATGTCATATGACACTTTatcctaa